The window GTTTACTTTCTTCGGTGGTGTTGTAGAACTCTTTGTTTTCAGTGCAGAGAATTGTACCCTGAAGCTATATCGTAGCTGATTCAAAATATATAGGGTGACTCAATTAATGCCTATTGTAAGATGTTCTACTATAGATAACACGTTCTAGGGGTTATTTCATGCGTGGATAACAGCTACTCAATCCTTATCGCCATAAACGAAAAATACAATCTATGAAGTATGCAATAGGGTATCTTCTAGGAATCAAAACTCTTGTGCCATTCTGAAGTATGATAGGTTCACTTGGATTTATATTAGGcatttttgatgtatttatatTTGTCATGTCTAGCTCTGGAGATATTCTTGAGCATGTCGATTGATGGATGATCTAACCTAACCAACTTATAGTTGATGGTATAATTCAGATGATTCAATCTGATGTTTATTTTCTTCATGACAATATTTGAACAAGCTAGACTACCTTAAAGTTACCGATGTATGTGGTCCTAATCAAAAAAGGGTTTATTAACCTCCTCACTAGCCCCTTTCCACTCCCAATAAGATATGAGATTCTTTGGGCTAATTACGCATCAATGCTTGTCTTTTGATGTCAAGTTTCACTCTTCAAAAAACCACTCTTGCTAGGTTGGGATGGTACATTCAAACATTGAGATACTAAGCAAcactgtatttccttttctgcaTATTGACTCCTTAGATatattatttcatgtttgtttcctAGTTTCCGTTTCATatctaaattaataaataaaagtatCACGTTTTAAATGATACAATTCAACATGTTATAGAGTAGAAAAAGGTGTTTGATTCAATTTATTGCCAGCCATCAACCCAAAAGTATTAATGTGCTTGGTCCAACAAAAAGAATCAGATTCGCATATTAGAGGAAGATGGAGGGTGGCATATTTCTGacctaaataaataaaagtgcttCCTCTCTAACAGCTTAAGCTTTAGATGAAACAGTTCACAAAATTCGACAGTTTTTTTgcacttctctctctctctctctctctgaaaaATTATGTTAACTTTTGGCATCCATTACTATAGATATGCGTCTGGTGTTGGCATCACATAATGGAGATGGCTGAGAAGGACGAGACAGAAGGGCGGTGTCCTGCATGCCGCAGTCCATATAACAAGGAAAAGATTGTTGGCATGGCAGCAAACTGTGAAAAGtaatatatgatttttttttctcaagGACAAACTCCATTATCAGATTAGTAGGTCCTAtattttctgcatttttcatattttgtttttttgGGCCATTTCAACAGGATAGCGGGCATGGAGAAAAAATCGACATCTCGAAAGGGTAAGAGTAAAACAGCTGATTTGCGAAAGCAACTTACCAGTGTGCGAGTCATTCAAAGGAATCTTGTCTACATTGTGGGGTTGCCTCTCAGTTTAGCTGACGAAGATGTATGTACAGTTAGCTTAAAAAGATATCATTTTCTCCAACTTATATGAATTTTCCCACTTAGGAATGTCCTAAATATTTGACACTTCTCTATTAGTAACATTATTCTCACAAACTAACCCAaatttaaccccccccccccccaaaaaaaaaacagcTTCTACAGCGGAAAGAATATTTTGCTCAGTATGGAAAGGTTCAGAAGGTTTCCATGTCTCGAACAGCTGCTGGCGCCATTCAACAGTTTGCAAATAATACATGTAGTGTGTAAGTATGCTTCCTGATTTAAAATTTGTACCAGTTCTCAAAAATCTTCATATTAAAGCAGTAATAATAGGATGCTCCAACATGTTGTAGGAAATCTCAAAAATCTTCATATTAAAGCAGTAATAATAGGATGCTCCAACATGCTGTAGGAAAGAATTATGTAAGGCTTCTAGCCTCAAAACCAAGCATCGATCAAAGTGGAGAGTTGTTTATCTTCCAGAACCTTGTTCTCTGTCCTAGAAAACCCTCTACATCATTCTATGAGATCTCATATGTTCCAATTCGAAGTGTCTAATCATATGTTATGTTTAGGATAACAATTTACTATTCTTGTGTTAACATTGCTTTATACTCACGTAAGTCGATAGTCACATGTTTATCTTCTGCATATAGGATTTCCCGCAAGTATTTTAGTGGTACAATCTTCAAGACAGGACTCTCTAGGGTGTACTTCCTTTCTCTGGTGTTTTGAAGAGATGAATAAGAAGATTGTTTTCTGCTGTGGCCTAGTGGTCCATGAAGTGGGAGGAGAACCATGAGGTCTTAGGTTCAAATTTCAGCGGAGgcaacactaggtgatttcttcccatcggCCTAAGCGTTGGTGGTTGGTGGGCAGAGTTACCCGGTACCTGTGCTTGTGGGAGGTGGTAGGTATCGggtggaatagtcgaggtgcaTGCAAGCTGGATTGGACACCACTGTGAAAATTGTTCTGACTGCCTTATTAATAAAAGAACATTGTTGTGAATAAGCATTTGGTCTACCCAACGCTACGTGGTCTAATCCTCTTGTTTCTAGGAACTGCGCCAGGCTGCCGCCGTAGGCAGGTCCAATTTTGCAAAGTAAAAAATTCAGACCAGTCCTCCATACTGATTCTTTTTTATACTTGTACCTCGAAGTTGTTCCCATCCAAGAAAGCATGCAACAAGACCTGTTTCGATCAGTTTTTCCATAAAATATCCAACAAAAATTTTCCAGGATTTGCCTTTCTATTAGTGTTGAACTTCATGATATTTATTAGGTGTTCGGCATTTAAAATCCTCAAAGCATATTCTTTTATTTTACATTCGAAAGAAAGTCAGTTAGCTAGTACTTATAAAATAAGTTCCGTTAGCtatcattttttaaaatatttctgtTGGTTACAGATATATTACCTATTCAAATGAGGAGGAAGCGGTCCGTTGTATTCAGTCTGTACATGGATTTGTTTTGGACGGTAGACCTCTAAGGTGTGTGCAATTTTTTGTTATTGATATGCTGCATTGGGTGTTATAGTTCAGTAATTATTTTTTACTTTCTTACTGGCAGGGCTTGCTTCGGAACCACAAAATACTGTCATGCTTGGTTGAGGAGTGTGGTATGATTTCACAATTAGCCAATTACTTAGAATTTTGATCAGAACATTGATTAGGGGTCGTCACTTGAATCTTTATGATTTTATATTTTGTAAAGTCTTTCTGTAACATCTTAGATTTAATGTCTCTAAGGGAAGAGTTTTCTTTTGGTCCAGCCCTGCACCAATCCTGATTGTTTATACTTGCACGAGATTGGGTCACAAGAGGATAGCTTTACTAAAGACGAAGTAATATCGGCTTACACAAGGTAATGGGATTTATTTAacgatgattttattattgttgtggTAGTTAACAACATTGTTGCTAGAATTTCATCATTGGCGTATCAAGTCCAAGAAGTCTAGGAGTATGTGACACTGAAAAAAGAGCAACTATTCTTTTGCACTATTTTGTCCATGCTGTAGTCATTGCTCTTCGTAAAAATCTATGTAACAACATAATTATGAAATTATTGATAAACAGGTGCCATTTCCACGGCTGTTGCAGTATAAGCTTCAATTCTATTCTGTACGCTCTGATCAGTCCAAAAGAGTTTTTTTCAGAGGTCTTGTAGTATATTATTATTTATCTGTGTCTGGACTCTGGACCGGTGCGACAACCTTATATTGTGACTCTGCGTGTCAtctgttgtatatgtacattCATTGGATAAATAATTAACTTGCATAGTTATTTTAAAGGAGTAGAGTTCAACAAATTACTGGTGCCATTAATAGTATGCAACGGAGATCAGGGAGTGTTTTACCATCACCAGCAGACGATTACTGCAATAACAGCTCTGCTTCTGCAGGACAACCTATTAGTAAAACTGCTGCAAATGtaagattttcttttattattctcttttcttctatcttttctttccatttttttttcttttttccattccCCACTTCCCATCGTTTTGGGAAGGAGGAAATGCTAGCTCCTTATTTGGAGGAGGCCGGAATGGGGAAGTCAGCTTCTCAAGGAAGGGCCATAAAGCTTTTGCTCTTGTGATCTAAACTTTTGATATTTCCATCTTCATATGGTCGTATTGCATTTTCGAGATTTTTAGGTATAAAGTTgatgaagtttgaaatttcttATTCCTACTGCCTACTGGAGATGATGCCAAAAGTGTCTGTGAAATTTATAATCTTGTCATATGCCTTGTAGAATTCAGCAATCAATGCCAGAATCTCTCCACCAAATAGCAGCTCTGGTAGATCAGCTGCTCTTCCGACCGGCGCTTTATGGTATGCAATTAGAATCACCCACTTTTCTCATTGGTATATGGTTCTTAAAATCTtaatacattttttttattttgctagGGGAACGCGTGCATCAAATAACCAACTGCCGCCAGCCACTGCATCAAGTTCTAATGGACTGCCGCCTGCCAGCGCACCAAGTTCTAATGGGCCTCTTAAACAGAAGGCTGAGACCTGTAGCTCACTGACATTCTCTACAGCTGTTGCAAACACTAGTCAGGTTTTGTCATTGCCTACTGAATCAGGAAAGAAATTTATTCACAGCAAAGAAAGTGGCACTAGTCAAGAGAAAGGTAAAACAGAGATGTTAGAACCTGTTAAGCAGTCCGCAGGCGCAGATGATGCAACCTATAGTTCTGAAGAATCCGCTATCGCTATATGTACTGCTTCTTCATTCATGAACAATCAACTACCTATCACCCCATCTTTGGAGGACAAAGGTAAACATTTGATCACACCATCCAGAGCTACAAATGCCTATGGACCTGGTTTATCAGAAGATTCCTGTGATGCCACAGATGTTGAGATCAATAATGAATGCTCAGATTTATCATCATTTAGCATTGATAGACAGCAAAAGTCACTTGCCAGCTATGAGAAATCAAGGGAACCTTCGCCTCCTCAGATGAATGGGAAATCTGTGACTGCTATCTCAAGAGAAACGTCTAATTTGAGACTGGAAACACAGGCTCAAGAAAGACAAGACACAACTCCTGCAATGGAGGATGATTTGCTATCTTTCAATGCACAGAGACATAGGGATCCGGAAGTAATTGTAGAGAAAAGCTACTCATCAAGTCCTTCCATCTCTTTACACTCTTCAGTGCAGCTTAAGGGTTATTCTCCACAGCTTGCCAATGGTGTTGGACCTATTAAAGCCAACATGCAATCGTTTGACCAAAGAACTGATTCAGTATTACAGCCTTCTAGCATTGGAGGACTTCCTAATGGATACCCTGAAAATGCATTCCATCGTGTGGGTAATTTGGGAAGCACTGATGACACTTATTATCCACTGTCTAATGATGGGAAGGGGATGAACATGGATAGGTTTGAAGCTGAAGCTGCTAGTGTGGACCATAGTACTACTGTAGATAGGGGAGAGAACAGTATAAtatctaatattttgtctatggaTTTTGACCCATGGAATGAGTCGTTAACCTCTCAGAACTTGGCTAAGTTGTTGGGAGAAACTGATAACCAACAAGGGTCTCTTAGAGTATCAAACTCAAGAAAATTACAGAGCGGCAATCAATCAAGGTTCTCCTTTGCAAGGGAGGAGGAGACGATGAATCCATTGAGTCATCCTCAACCATCTCTAAGTTACACTGAGAGAAGTTATAGTCATCATCCTCTCGGTCAAGATTTTCCAAATAGCAGAAGCTATCAGCTTGATGGTTTTGGTACTCAGAATGGTTTCGGTACTCAGAATGGTTTCTCTCTATTTAATAATGAGGAATCTAATGGTTTTACCAACAATTATTCTCAACTCTCTTTTAACAAGCTGTCAGGTTAGGGCATCACTTGTCTTTTTAACTTCTATTCCGCTTATTTATCTGCAGCTTTTATTGTTTCAGATTTAATCTGAGTGCAATTatcaaaaagaaacaaaagctTTGAAGTGCTTAACTTACTGATTTTCTGGTGAATTCTCCAGGGTCGAGATCTCAGATGACTGCGCCTCCAGGATTTGCAGCGCCAAACAGGGCCCCACCCCCAGGATTTATTTCTCATGATAAAATGGAACAGAATTACGGTTCTCTCTCTGGTCAGTAATCTTATAACTGTCTTTTTGTTTCTCCACTTTGTTGGACCTAATTTTAGATGTGTATTTCAAATCATCTTATTTTGTAGGTAATCACATTCTTGATACCACCTCCTTATTGCGCAATGAATATCAGGCTCCACCAATTGGAAATGTTAACAACGGGGACATTGAGTTTATGGATCCTGCAATATTGGCAGTTGGTAAAGGGAGGGTTCCGAATGGCCTTAATGTCTCAAGTATAGACATGTCTTCAAGTTTTCCTCCACAGCTTAGTGCTTTTGAAAATGAAGCAAGACTTCAGTTGCTGATGCAAAGATCTCTCTCTCTGCATCAGAACCAGAGATTCAGTGATATGGGGGATAACTTTACTCCATTCAATGATGCTTATGGAATTTCTTCCAGGGTTGTGGAGCAAACTCTGGCCAAcaatctttcaccattttcacagCTCAATGTTACCCAGAGCAGGAACTCTGTCATGTCAAATGGCCAGTGGGATGGCTGGAATGGTGTCCAAAGTGCAAACGATTTGGGCATGGCTGAACTCCTCCGAAGTGAAAGGCTGGGTTATAACAAGTTCTTTAATGGATATGAGGAATCAAAGTTCCGCATGCCCAATTCAGGCGAACTGTATAACAGAACATTCGGGATATAATTATGCTTGTGTGATTGGCTGGGCTTGAGTAGTTGTGGACGAAACGATGAATTGGAAAGATCATGTGTGACTAACAGACGTGCTTGAGATGATCAAAGTTACGATGATGCTCAGTGGTGGTAATAACTCAATGGATAGCTGTGAGGAAACTTGACCGACTTGCATTCTAGAAGGAAGCTCGATTCATGACCGTCTGAAAACTGCTTTCTGATTGGTGAAGGATGAAATCCTCGAAAACAGGATGTCCAGATACCAACAGGTTAGCATTTCTCAACCAACTTCCAGATTAGTATGCTTATCGCGAGCGTTTACTCTTACATCATATGGATAAGCTCACAAACTAGAAATTTCTTCATATCATAATGGAGACAAACATAGAAAAAACATTAAGTTTAATGCAGTTTTGATTATGAAGAACCTTTCAAGATTTTTACTAGTACCTGATATTTTCTTGAGAAAGGTGGAAGTGCTTTAAGCGCTTTTGGTTGTGGAatcattttgtaaaaaaaaaaaattgatttcaaGTGTGGGAGAGACTAGCTCCTCATCTTTTCCCCTACCCTTCTACTGATATGAGTGGCCCAAAAAGTattgttttcaaagttttgtgagtgatgtGATTGCTGTTCGATTACATCTATACGTTTGTGTTGATGCCTGTTGTTTTTTTATGATATGACATTTCCAGGTGAAAGCTGAGATCGGGGCTCAACACGGTGGTTTAGTCAGGATACCATGTGTGATTGAGTTGGCAGGTGACACGGGAGTGGAGAATCAGGttgtcacacacacacacactctacTTGAAAGCATTGAGAGACAATGCTCATTTAAAATGCTGGAGCTTGATTGCAATAATGCAAATAGTGAAATTTTGCAAATATAAGTCAAAGAAAAATATATCTGTTACCGAACTTTCTCCTAATTATTTTTGGAAATGATGAAGTCGCTTTTATGTTGAGAAGTGGAGGAGATTAGTCGTCCTTTGGTTGTTACTCAGAAAAAAACTGGGCTCGAATAAATTAAGGTGTGTGAGAGTGCTTTTAAATATCTTGCTGAGTTTGGTCACAAATCTTAAAATCAGCTGATTTACGCATGCAAGGTATGCTTACGTTACCTTTTGGTGGGAAAGTTATCTGAAAACTGGGTTCAAGTCTGATATTCTACCTCTTAATATTGTATTTTTTTGGTGCTAAAGAGGCAGCTAAGAGATTAGAAAGTGTGTTTGAAAATATTCAAAGAATTAGAAGAAAAAAACTACTCAAAGAAACACCCTTTTCAACTTATCTTCAAACCCACTGTCCCTAAATGTGAAACTGAAACCTTGGATATTGAACTCGAGAATCCAGCTACAGAAGATGAATTACACTAAGTCCTTTTAAAATGAAAGAATCTGTTATCTTTCACTGCTAGTCATCAActataaaaaagaaaagatagtaaAAAAAGGAATATATCTTTCAATTTTAGAGTAACCTATTTTGTACCTTAACATGAGGACAAACTCAACACTGTTAATGAACAGTGGAATGATGAATGACAGATGAGATGGCTTACTATTAACAAACAGTAAATGTCTTCTCATCTTCACATATACTTTGGACATTCTGTGGCTACTTTTCGGTCTCCTTAAAGCCCTTCTTTAGTGTCCACTCCTACTTAGTCCAAAGCTCAACCACAACTAGTCTAGCCAATaaacctcacccccccccccccatttcttAGTTAAGTGATAGGTAAAGGTGAGaatttatattaattaattataatttagTGATATTAATAGTTATAAAGATTTGTGTAGAGTATTTATTGGATTGATATAAACATTGGatttgaataagctttttcctatTGATGCTAGTAGAGAGTGTTCCGTACTGAAGTGccaaaaaacaaaattttcatAATGTTGCATAAATAGAGTGATAGGGATAATGGGATTCATATAGTCAGCATTAAATTATTAGAATAATAAtcacaacaataaaaataaatgcaATGTAATTTCACAAATGAAGTCTGAGGAGGGTAAGACAATGTACAATAGACCCTGTAGTCCGGCCTTTCTCTGGAACCCGTGCATAGTCGGAAGCTTAGTGCATCAGACTACTTTTTTAATCTGAGGAAGATAGTATGTACGCGGTCTTACTCCTGCATTGTAAAAGTAAAAAGAGTATTTTCGATAGACCATTGACTTAGAAAAAGCATAAACTTGTCTAGAATGGAGGTATAATAATAATTGTTGTGTTTGCTGATTCCATTAGTAATAACTAAAGACATTGAAGTAATAGTAGACAATTTtttgatataaaaaaaataccgggacaatttttttaattttaaattatttaataaactAGAAATCTTGCAAGAAGTATCTTATATGATAGATTGACTGGCATATAAAAGCAACATAAAAATGGAACTCATGTAAAAAATTAACTAagacaataataaataaataaattaagaataaaaaaataattattactctctccgttcacttttacttgtccactattaactttgaacacccttaagaaataataaataaaatgcataatttatcatgatatccatattaatt is drawn from Nicotiana tabacum cultivar K326 chromosome 9, ASM71507v2, whole genome shotgun sequence and contains these coding sequences:
- the LOC107789042 gene encoding uncharacterized protein LOC107789042 isoform X1, with the translated sequence MSDQGERTCPLCAEEMDLTDQQLKPCKCGYQICVWCWHHIMEMAEKDETEGRCPACRSPYNKEKIVGMAANCEKIAGMEKKSTSRKGKSKTADLRKQLTSVRVIQRNLVYIVGLPLSLADEDLLQRKEYFAQYGKVQKVSMSRTAAGAIQQFANNTCSVYITYSNEEEAVRCIQSVHGFVLDGRPLRACFGTTKYCHAWLRSVPCTNPDCLYLHEIGSQEDSFTKDEVISAYTRSRVQQITGAINSMQRRSGSVLPSPADDYCNNSSASAGQPISKTAANNSAINARISPPNSSSGRSAALPTGALWGTRASNNQLPPATASSSNGLPPASAPSSNGPLKQKAETCSSLTFSTAVANTSQVLSLPTESGKKFIHSKESGTSQEKGKTEMLEPVKQSAGADDATYSSEESAIAICTASSFMNNQLPITPSLEDKGKHLITPSRATNAYGPGLSEDSCDATDVEINNECSDLSSFSIDRQQKSLASYEKSREPSPPQMNGKSVTAISRETSNLRLETQAQERQDTTPAMEDDLLSFNAQRHRDPEVIVEKSYSSSPSISLHSSVQLKGYSPQLANGVGPIKANMQSFDQRTDSVLQPSSIGGLPNGYPENAFHRVGNLGSTDDTYYPLSNDGKGMNMDRFEAEAASVDHSTTVDRGENSIISNILSMDFDPWNESLTSQNLAKLLGETDNQQGSLRVSNSRKLQSGNQSRFSFAREEETMNPLSHPQPSLSYTERSYSHHPLGQDFPNSRSYQLDGFGTQNGFGTQNGFSLFNNEESNGFTNNYSQLSFNKLSGSRSQMTAPPGFAAPNRAPPPGFISHDKMEQNYGSLSGNHILDTTSLLRNEYQAPPIGNVNNGDIEFMDPAILAVGKGRVPNGLNVSSIDMSSSFPPQLSAFENEARLQLLMQRSLSLHQNQRFSDMGDNFTPFNDAYGISSRVVEQTLANNLSPFSQLNVTQSRNSVMSNGQWDGWNGVQSANDLGMAELLRSERLGYNKFFNGYEESKFRMPNSGELYNRTFGI
- the LOC107789042 gene encoding uncharacterized protein LOC107789042 isoform X2, which produces MSDQGERTCPLCAEEMDLTDQQLKPCKCGYQICVWCWHHIMEMAEKDETEGRCPACRSPYNKEKIVGMAANCEKIAGMEKKSTSRKGKSKTADLRKQLTSVRVIQRNLVYIVGLPLSLADEDLLQRKEYFAQYGKVQKVSMSRTAAGAIQQFANNTCSVYITYSNEEEAVRCIQSVHGFVLDGRPLRACFGTTKYCHAWLRSVPCTNPDCLYLHEIGSQEDSFTKDEVISAYTRVQQITGAINSMQRRSGSVLPSPADDYCNNSSASAGQPISKTAANNSAINARISPPNSSSGRSAALPTGALWGTRASNNQLPPATASSSNGLPPASAPSSNGPLKQKAETCSSLTFSTAVANTSQVLSLPTESGKKFIHSKESGTSQEKGKTEMLEPVKQSAGADDATYSSEESAIAICTASSFMNNQLPITPSLEDKGKHLITPSRATNAYGPGLSEDSCDATDVEINNECSDLSSFSIDRQQKSLASYEKSREPSPPQMNGKSVTAISRETSNLRLETQAQERQDTTPAMEDDLLSFNAQRHRDPEVIVEKSYSSSPSISLHSSVQLKGYSPQLANGVGPIKANMQSFDQRTDSVLQPSSIGGLPNGYPENAFHRVGNLGSTDDTYYPLSNDGKGMNMDRFEAEAASVDHSTTVDRGENSIISNILSMDFDPWNESLTSQNLAKLLGETDNQQGSLRVSNSRKLQSGNQSRFSFAREEETMNPLSHPQPSLSYTERSYSHHPLGQDFPNSRSYQLDGFGTQNGFGTQNGFSLFNNEESNGFTNNYSQLSFNKLSGSRSQMTAPPGFAAPNRAPPPGFISHDKMEQNYGSLSGNHILDTTSLLRNEYQAPPIGNVNNGDIEFMDPAILAVGKGRVPNGLNVSSIDMSSSFPPQLSAFENEARLQLLMQRSLSLHQNQRFSDMGDNFTPFNDAYGISSRVVEQTLANNLSPFSQLNVTQSRNSVMSNGQWDGWNGVQSANDLGMAELLRSERLGYNKFFNGYEESKFRMPNSGELYNRTFGI